The following proteins come from a genomic window of Pirellula staleyi DSM 6068:
- a CDS encoding bifunctional riboflavin kinase/FAD synthetase, whose protein sequence is MQLFRTARDLPESLLHGAVTIGNFDGVHRGHAALLERLKAQAERVGGPAIVFTFDPHPVRLLRPSETPPPLTWTDRKAELLFDLGVSAVISYPTDLALLSLTAGEFFESILRQTLAARAVVEGPNFYFGKGREGNVHTLAKLCESAGMTFEVVEPTIEAGAIVSSSRVRQLIVDGNVGEASQLLTRPYRIRGMVTHGAQRGSKIGFPTANVDAIDTLLPKLGVYAARAITSQGTFAAALNLGPNPTFGEHATKVEAHLLGFSGSLYGQPIELDFLAHLRDIRPFASIDALKQQLALDVAATQAIVARHSS, encoded by the coding sequence TTGCAACTTTTTCGTACCGCCCGTGACCTGCCTGAGAGCCTCCTGCACGGAGCAGTGACCATCGGCAACTTCGATGGAGTGCATCGTGGTCACGCCGCGCTGCTGGAGCGGCTGAAAGCCCAGGCGGAGCGTGTGGGAGGGCCGGCTATTGTGTTCACGTTCGATCCGCATCCGGTGCGGCTGTTGCGCCCCAGCGAAACGCCGCCGCCTCTCACCTGGACCGATCGAAAAGCCGAACTTCTGTTCGACCTCGGTGTGTCGGCTGTGATTTCCTATCCCACCGATTTGGCCCTTTTGTCGCTCACCGCAGGCGAATTTTTTGAATCGATTTTGCGGCAAACGCTCGCCGCTCGCGCGGTGGTGGAAGGCCCCAACTTCTACTTCGGCAAAGGACGCGAGGGAAATGTGCACACGCTCGCCAAGCTCTGCGAATCGGCAGGGATGACCTTCGAAGTGGTCGAGCCGACGATTGAAGCGGGAGCGATCGTTTCGAGCAGCCGAGTTCGCCAGCTGATTGTCGATGGCAATGTCGGCGAGGCGTCGCAACTCCTCACACGTCCCTATCGCATTCGAGGGATGGTGACCCACGGCGCACAGCGCGGCAGCAAGATCGGCTTCCCGACAGCGAACGTCGATGCCATCGATACACTGCTCCCGAAGCTGGGTGTTTACGCGGCCCGGGCCATCACCTCACAAGGGACCTTTGCCGCAGCGCTTAACTTGGGCCCCAATCCGACGTTTGGCGAACATGCCACCAAAGTGGAAGCACATCTGCTAGGCTTTAGTGGTTCGCTTTACGGTCAGCCGATCGAACTCGATTTCCTGGCTCATTTGCGCGATATCCGCCCGTTTGCTTCTATCGATGCCTTGAAACAGCAACTAGCGCTCGATGTCGCAGCAACCCAAGCAATCGTTGCTCGGCACAGTTCTTAG
- a CDS encoding DHH family phosphoesterase: protein MSIDWKRFTELIHAHQRFVLTSHIRPDCDALGSELGMAAILRSLGKDVKIANGHATPPNLAFIDPRSEIRVIGQTITAEELADRDLLMILDTSAWAQLGAMSEVVKTTSAKKIVLDHHVSEDDLGAENFKNTTAEAAGRLVVEAADALGVPLTAEIAFPLFAAIATDTGWFRFGSASAGTYRMAARLIEAGIKPSAIYNALYEQDTIGRVKLRGEILARVEALLDGRLVHTYVLKEDFTKTGANAADTEDVINMALGIAGTQFAVIFVEQATGGFKLSFRSRCAVDCSKMAEKFGGGGHKAAAGAFVAGELAEVQKQVLDAVLAAMQ, encoded by the coding sequence ATGAGTATCGACTGGAAACGTTTTACCGAACTGATTCACGCACACCAGCGATTTGTGCTCACGAGCCACATTCGCCCCGACTGCGACGCGCTCGGTAGCGAACTGGGGATGGCGGCCATCCTGCGCTCGCTCGGCAAAGATGTCAAAATTGCCAATGGCCACGCCACGCCACCCAACCTGGCGTTCATCGATCCGCGCAGCGAGATTCGGGTGATTGGCCAAACCATCACCGCCGAAGAGTTAGCCGATCGCGATCTGCTAATGATTCTCGACACCAGTGCCTGGGCCCAGCTCGGCGCCATGAGCGAGGTTGTGAAGACAACCAGCGCGAAAAAAATCGTCCTCGATCATCACGTCAGCGAGGATGATCTCGGAGCTGAAAATTTTAAGAACACCACGGCAGAGGCAGCTGGCCGATTGGTTGTCGAAGCAGCCGATGCTCTGGGGGTCCCGCTCACCGCAGAGATTGCCTTCCCTCTGTTCGCCGCCATTGCCACCGACACCGGCTGGTTTCGGTTTGGCTCTGCTTCAGCTGGCACTTACCGTATGGCAGCTCGCCTGATCGAAGCCGGCATCAAGCCCTCCGCAATCTACAACGCTCTCTACGAACAGGACACGATTGGCCGCGTGAAACTGCGTGGCGAGATCCTCGCGCGCGTCGAAGCACTCCTAGATGGGCGACTCGTGCACACTTATGTCCTGAAAGAAGACTTCACAAAGACTGGCGCCAATGCTGCCGACACGGAAGATGTCATCAACATGGCGCTCGGCATTGCCGGGACGCAGTTTGCCGTGATCTTCGTCGAGCAAGCCACGGGGGGCTTCAAACTGAGCTTCCGGAGTCGCTGCGCAGTCGATTGCAGCAAGATGGCCGAAAAGTTTGGGGGCGGTGGTCACAAAGCGGCTGCGGGCGCTTTTGTCGCCGGAGAACTTGCCGAGGTGCAGAAGCAAGTTCTTGACGCCGTTCTCGCTGCAATGCAATAA
- a CDS encoding Rieske 2Fe-2S domain-containing protein, producing the protein MAKSLNPHASGKPKADEPTAQGHGGEPPRRNLLVATLAAAIGGFVGLFPVGAGMALFLNPLLKKKAAAGEGDDKLKRVATIESLPADGTPIQVPVIADKIDAWTGEPNQPVGAVFLRRTSDNKVECLNAICPHAGCMVSYSADRKLFQCPCHTSSFELDGKRILPSPSPRDMDGLVVDETKLASGEVWIDFVNYYPGKEHQEPKA; encoded by the coding sequence ATGGCCAAAAGTCTCAATCCTCATGCGTCGGGCAAACCCAAAGCCGACGAGCCTACTGCGCAGGGACATGGTGGCGAGCCACCCCGTCGCAATCTTCTGGTGGCCACACTCGCCGCTGCGATTGGTGGTTTCGTCGGTCTCTTTCCTGTGGGTGCTGGCATGGCACTCTTCCTCAATCCTCTGCTGAAGAAAAAAGCGGCTGCCGGGGAAGGGGACGACAAACTGAAACGTGTCGCCACCATCGAATCGCTTCCAGCCGATGGCACCCCGATTCAAGTGCCGGTGATAGCCGACAAAATCGATGCCTGGACCGGCGAGCCCAATCAACCTGTCGGCGCGGTTTTTCTGCGACGAACGAGCGACAACAAAGTGGAATGCCTGAACGCCATTTGCCCTCACGCAGGGTGCATGGTGTCGTACTCCGCCGATCGCAAACTGTTCCAGTGTCCTTGCCACACAAGCTCGTTTGAGCTCGATGGCAAACGCATTTTGCCATCCCCAAGTCCGCGCGACATGGATGGTCTTGTGGTCGATGAAACCAAACTCGCGAGCGGTGAAGTTTGGATCGACTTTGTGAACTACTACCCCGGCAAAGAGCATCAAGAGCCCAAAGCATGA
- a CDS encoding cytochrome b N-terminal domain-containing protein — protein MIGFLTEWVEQRTGVKKLLHEALYENIPSGARWRYITGSMLVFAFSVQAITGIFLWMAYSPSSQTAYESVYYIQHEMTGGWLVRGIHHFMAQAMVVVLALHLLQVIVDGAYRAPREVNYWLGLVLMQLVMGLGLTGYLLPWDQKGYWATNVATNLMTLVPFAGKEIQQIALGGSEYGHHTLTRFFAMHTGVLPAALIGFLGLHIAVFRKHGITAKITPGRPDQYFWPHQVLMDAIGCLALLGIVLLCVIHFDVQGLIAGDLPREHRGAELGAPADPGEQFAAARPEWYYLFLFQLLKYFHGTQEIIGAIYIPGAVMTILALAPIIGRSSLGHRFNIVFILLLLVGAGGLTIVALREDAANPDFQIAKKLAHRDAERTYELINRREVLPDGKLSEARLIPKEGAVYLLRNDPLTRGPRLFAQHCASCHDYRKPDGTVPAATAFTPPNDAATLVSLLADEPAPTQEKPADEKSSSKPSASEAAPDDHAHAHNDHAELEPTSFNLLQSPQVTPDGKVVRDAEGKVVYAQGAFGGPNLYGFGSRDWVRGILDPQKITAISYGEPKPAKDPKVAADSDNPENHKRPVYADYFGNTNHVEGRMVKWVQSHAKELADDPAKTDDDLDAIVAALSAQAGLRAQQELETSDAQQQLIGRGVTLIEKHCTNECHRFGDSGQLGLAPDLTGWGSYEWMMGLISDPTDERFYRRENDRMPSFAKDLEHPATHNVSLRELSLIVDWIRGDYYQASDEKPVLPHSEDRARELTLLARATPVSSASVIGAQPRTLTQKAEQIFATNCASCHSHTDATGVGIAAKKPSAPNLYGIASRRWLAGILDPKQVDGPKYFGNTMHFEDDMVGFVKDNLSNLDDAKKKDLEALIAALSAEAKLPAQAEADAAAASDGTIEKGKTVLTTSWASSSCVDCHKFGDDGDLGSAPDLTGYGSLEWLEQMIANPEHERLYVDNNDRMPKFGVGGPGAKQSILADEEITLLARWLRGEKLDEPATAASK, from the coding sequence ATGATTGGTTTTCTTACCGAGTGGGTTGAGCAGCGTACTGGTGTGAAGAAGCTGCTGCACGAAGCGCTCTACGAAAATATCCCGAGCGGTGCGCGCTGGCGCTATATCACCGGCAGCATGCTGGTCTTTGCGTTCAGCGTGCAAGCGATCACCGGCATTTTCCTCTGGATGGCCTACAGCCCGAGTAGCCAAACGGCCTACGAGAGCGTGTACTACATACAGCACGAAATGACCGGCGGTTGGCTCGTACGCGGCATCCATCATTTCATGGCGCAGGCGATGGTGGTGGTGCTGGCCTTGCACCTGCTGCAAGTGATTGTCGACGGAGCCTATCGCGCGCCGCGCGAAGTGAACTACTGGCTCGGACTCGTGCTGATGCAATTGGTGATGGGACTCGGTCTCACCGGCTACTTGCTCCCCTGGGATCAAAAGGGGTACTGGGCCACGAACGTCGCCACGAACTTAATGACGCTCGTTCCCTTTGCTGGCAAGGAAATTCAGCAAATCGCGCTCGGCGGCAGCGAGTATGGGCACCATACACTCACTCGCTTTTTTGCGATGCACACCGGCGTGTTGCCCGCAGCCCTGATCGGCTTTCTCGGACTGCATATTGCCGTGTTCCGCAAACATGGCATTACGGCAAAAATCACTCCCGGCCGTCCCGATCAATACTTCTGGCCGCATCAAGTCCTGATGGATGCCATCGGTTGCCTCGCGCTTCTCGGAATCGTGCTGCTGTGCGTGATTCACTTCGATGTGCAGGGACTCATTGCCGGCGATCTGCCGCGCGAACATCGTGGCGCGGAACTTGGTGCACCTGCTGATCCTGGCGAACAGTTCGCAGCTGCTCGTCCTGAATGGTACTACCTGTTCCTCTTTCAGCTTCTCAAGTATTTCCACGGCACCCAGGAAATCATCGGCGCGATCTACATCCCCGGCGCGGTGATGACCATCCTGGCGCTCGCGCCGATCATCGGTCGCTCGTCGCTCGGACATCGCTTCAACATCGTCTTCATTTTGCTCCTCTTGGTAGGGGCTGGTGGCCTGACGATTGTGGCGCTGCGCGAAGATGCTGCGAACCCTGATTTCCAGATCGCCAAAAAGCTAGCCCATCGCGATGCCGAGCGGACTTATGAACTGATCAACCGCCGCGAAGTGCTCCCCGATGGCAAGCTCAGCGAAGCTCGCTTGATTCCGAAAGAAGGGGCCGTTTATCTCCTCCGGAACGATCCCCTCACACGTGGCCCGCGGCTGTTTGCTCAGCACTGCGCCAGCTGTCACGACTACCGCAAACCCGACGGCACTGTTCCTGCAGCAACGGCCTTCACGCCGCCAAACGATGCAGCGACACTTGTCAGTCTTTTGGCCGATGAACCTGCTCCGACCCAAGAGAAACCAGCGGACGAGAAATCGTCGAGTAAGCCTTCGGCAAGTGAAGCGGCTCCAGACGACCATGCCCACGCGCACAACGATCATGCTGAACTCGAACCGACCAGCTTTAACCTGCTGCAGTCGCCCCAAGTGACGCCAGACGGAAAAGTTGTCCGCGATGCTGAAGGGAAGGTTGTTTACGCCCAGGGAGCCTTCGGTGGACCGAACCTGTATGGCTTCGGCTCGCGTGATTGGGTTCGAGGAATCCTTGATCCCCAAAAGATCACTGCGATTAGCTATGGCGAGCCGAAACCGGCCAAAGACCCGAAGGTTGCTGCCGACAGCGACAATCCTGAAAACCATAAGCGGCCGGTCTACGCCGACTACTTTGGCAACACCAATCACGTCGAAGGTCGGATGGTGAAGTGGGTGCAGTCGCATGCGAAAGAGCTTGCCGACGATCCCGCCAAAACCGACGACGATCTCGATGCTATTGTCGCCGCACTCTCGGCGCAGGCGGGACTCCGCGCTCAGCAGGAACTCGAAACGAGTGATGCCCAGCAGCAGTTGATCGGCCGTGGTGTCACGCTGATCGAAAAGCATTGCACCAACGAATGTCACCGTTTTGGCGACAGCGGACAGCTCGGACTTGCCCCCGATCTGACAGGCTGGGGCTCGTACGAATGGATGATGGGGCTCATTAGCGATCCGACTGACGAGCGGTTCTATCGTCGCGAAAACGATCGGATGCCCTCGTTTGCCAAGGACCTCGAACATCCAGCCACGCACAATGTGAGCCTGCGTGAACTCTCGCTCATCGTTGACTGGATTCGTGGCGACTATTACCAAGCCAGCGACGAGAAGCCTGTCCTTCCTCACTCGGAGGATCGAGCTCGCGAGTTGACGCTGCTTGCTCGCGCAACCCCTGTCAGTTCTGCCAGCGTGATTGGCGCCCAGCCGCGCACGCTGACACAAAAGGCTGAGCAGATTTTTGCGACCAACTGCGCTTCGTGCCACAGTCACACCGATGCGACAGGAGTCGGCATAGCTGCCAAAAAACCATCGGCCCCGAATCTGTACGGCATTGCCTCGCGCAGGTGGCTCGCAGGTATTCTCGATCCGAAGCAGGTCGATGGTCCGAAATATTTTGGCAATACAATGCACTTCGAAGATGACATGGTTGGCTTTGTGAAAGACAACTTGTCGAACCTCGATGATGCGAAGAAAAAAGATCTCGAGGCGCTGATCGCTGCCCTGTCGGCCGAGGCCAAGCTGCCGGCTCAAGCAGAAGCTGATGCCGCTGCCGCAAGCGACGGCACAATCGAGAAGGGCAAGACAGTCCTCACAACGTCGTGGGCCAGTTCGTCGTGCGTCGATTGCCATAAGTTTGGCGACGATGGCGACCTCGGCAGTGCCCCCGATCTCACCGGCTATGGCAGCCTCGAGTGGCTCGAGCAGATGATTGCTAATCCGGAGCACGAGCGGCTGTATGTCGACAACAACGATCGAATGCCCAAGTTCGGCGTGGGTGGACCAGGAGCGAAGCAATCGATTCTGGCCGACGAAGAGATCACGCTTCTGGCGCGCTGGCTACGAGGCGAAAAACTCGACGAACCCGCGACAGCAGCGAGCAAATAG
- a CDS encoding tetratricopeptide repeat protein: MHWRTVSKFLIASLAIALAVALAPVSAEAGHPRHCGYGYRGVGYGGWGGGWGCNNFSFSIGCAPIRTYCRPITYCRPVNYCWSVPICPPVRCYDPCLSYGYSSYRYNSYYYPAATYGVFGSTFEPAENAFGPQAVERFLGTSRPVTPAVVVSPKIVMPPLVAKKPFDPSTVRPSNATQLARADQWLAQGDVLFKEQKYHSAAQRYKLAGEAAPDQAEAFWRLGHAYVASNRYPEAAENFRRAIALSPAGVAREGFDLNKLYGGATVARDSHLESLAAVALVDGANSDSLFLLGVTLKYQGQADRAAPFFTAAAKLADGDAKHLAAFLPAKKPAADAKDVIPVAAELEI; the protein is encoded by the coding sequence ATGCATTGGCGCACTGTTTCGAAGTTTCTTATTGCGAGCTTGGCGATTGCCTTGGCCGTGGCTCTTGCACCCGTCTCTGCCGAGGCAGGACACCCACGTCACTGTGGGTATGGCTATCGTGGCGTCGGCTACGGTGGTTGGGGCGGCGGTTGGGGATGCAATAACTTCAGCTTCTCGATCGGCTGTGCCCCCATTCGCACCTATTGCCGACCGATCACCTACTGTCGTCCGGTGAACTACTGCTGGTCGGTTCCAATCTGTCCACCGGTTCGCTGCTACGACCCCTGTCTGTCGTATGGCTATTCCAGCTATCGCTACAACAGCTACTACTATCCTGCTGCCACGTACGGTGTTTTTGGTAGCACCTTCGAGCCCGCCGAGAATGCCTTTGGCCCACAAGCGGTCGAGCGTTTTCTCGGAACTAGTCGCCCTGTGACTCCAGCGGTGGTTGTGAGTCCGAAGATTGTGATGCCACCACTCGTGGCTAAGAAACCGTTCGATCCCTCCACCGTGCGACCTTCCAACGCCACGCAATTGGCCCGCGCCGATCAGTGGTTGGCCCAAGGCGATGTTCTTTTCAAGGAACAGAAGTATCACTCGGCTGCTCAGCGCTACAAGCTGGCTGGCGAAGCTGCTCCCGACCAGGCTGAAGCATTCTGGCGACTGGGCCATGCCTATGTGGCCAGCAATCGCTACCCCGAAGCTGCCGAGAACTTTCGTCGCGCGATTGCCCTATCGCCAGCGGGAGTGGCTCGCGAAGGTTTCGACCTCAACAAGCTCTACGGTGGTGCCACGGTCGCACGCGATTCGCATCTCGAATCACTCGCTGCGGTGGCTCTCGTCGACGGCGCTAACAGCGACTCGCTGTTCCTGCTCGGGGTCACGCTGAAGTACCAAGGACAAGCCGATCGCGCTGCTCCGTTCTTCACCGCTGCTGCCAAGCTGGCCGATGGCGATGCCAAGCATCTGGCCGCTTTTCTCCCCGCGAAGAAGCCCGCCGCAGATGCTAAGGACGTAATTCCTGTGGCAGCTGAACTTGAGATCTAA
- a CDS encoding secretin N-terminal domain-containing protein, protein MQSISWSISKYTAAATLLAASLFSGDALQAADPAFVGILAVAIEPEVSAQLKLTEETRLKLIDVIDARESAALELALSLKDVTPADRSAKLAVFAAESEKLGLAVLSEEQRARLAQIRIAKAGLASLAEDEVATKLALTEAQRADVTKYLAELTNANTQASETTRRFSKLFYERKLATVLTPEQKATWDTMAGIISGPPADPAAAVDPAAPAPVAGEPTAGTPMPVAPMPGDPMPTVPMPSVGPDGLPVAGTAPVAPMPSPGAPMPAVPAAEGAPVATVPGTSPAVPSVGPAATPATTPAAPLKVAGDGKLRFNFRYAPWKDVLDWFASQADLSLTMEAPPQGTFNYSDTKSYTPAEAIDLINSVLLTKGYTLIRRERMLLLVNLEDGIPPSWVPQVTLEDLESKGSFELVSCLFQLNKLTSEEADAEVRKLLGPQGSIVLLSKAKQIYVTETAGKLRVIQKVLDAIENPTIPKDEKVVVVKLKHASPLEFLQLARQLLGIPENTLATPDGAIRLGVDELGGRIFVTGKADRIAKVDEIVQLIDVPAESLGESGSPAEQPQLEVYSVTQADPTAVLQVMSTLLAGLPDVRLTTDPKTGNLVALAKPSEHATIRATLEQLQKDGTQIDVIQLRKVDPAAAVLAINKLFGGDEKSGNAGPKVDADPVNMQLMIRGTTGQVTQIRDLLTKMGELGDTLLEDDLTERSNVRVLSITGRAARNALDQLQTVWPTMHQNKIRVVTQTELQNGTAPPTGIPQGGYQGEMPGADLDPLMQLESYFQQYTPRDIAPPRAVPSAPAPVRPAVPLPAPTRPAPQPAPPQSQPTETQPEVEPAPPTLEPTEAARARSGDYFVYQPLPEGSSAAPAAPAASLAQPAAQPAPATTVPAPAAGAPATPAAPGTTTTTLVDPKKGSEIVVTVGPGGVMIASEDLDALDDFEQLLQTIADTTATTGTEFNVYYLKYAKAEIAAALLTEIMGGASAGGGGDAGGGGGLMGDLASSMLGDVGGGLLGGLLGGGGGGGLTSSTTSGSITVTADPRLNALVVQASPRDLDSLEQLLKVIDQPASPESVQTVNPPRFIPVFNTSAESVAGIVKQAYAAVISGDAGGGQQRQPSPEDFIRALRGGGGGGRGGRGGGGDANKGEEQKMTVSFDARTNSVIVSAPDYLFEAVKLFVQELDTATVNSDETVRVVTIKRTNPDLLQKSLSSMLGSSVTTNKTTSGSTSSTTSRPSSGSRPSGEQSFQPQNEQFQDQMRQRVEMFNNIQRAMQDGGGGGRGGGFPGGGGFPGGGGGGFPGGGGFPGGGGGGRGSRGR, encoded by the coding sequence ATGCAATCTATTTCCTGGTCGATTTCGAAATACACCGCCGCTGCGACCCTGCTGGCCGCCTCGCTATTTTCGGGCGACGCGCTACAGGCTGCCGATCCAGCGTTTGTGGGCATTTTGGCTGTAGCGATTGAGCCCGAAGTCTCAGCGCAGCTTAAGCTTACGGAAGAAACTCGGCTTAAGTTGATCGATGTGATCGACGCGCGAGAGTCGGCTGCTCTCGAGCTGGCTCTTTCGCTGAAGGATGTCACTCCCGCCGACCGTTCGGCGAAGTTGGCCGTGTTCGCAGCCGAGTCAGAAAAGCTTGGCCTGGCAGTACTTAGCGAAGAACAACGGGCCCGACTGGCCCAGATTCGCATTGCCAAAGCGGGTTTGGCATCGCTGGCCGAAGACGAGGTAGCTACGAAACTGGCTCTCACCGAAGCGCAGCGGGCTGATGTGACCAAATATCTGGCCGAACTAACCAACGCCAACACCCAAGCCAGCGAAACGACGCGCCGATTCTCCAAGCTGTTTTATGAACGTAAGTTGGCGACTGTCCTCACTCCCGAACAAAAGGCGACCTGGGACACGATGGCCGGGATCATTTCCGGCCCACCAGCGGACCCCGCTGCTGCTGTCGACCCTGCCGCTCCCGCACCAGTCGCTGGCGAACCGACGGCGGGGACTCCTATGCCAGTCGCACCCATGCCAGGAGATCCGATGCCGACGGTTCCCATGCCAAGCGTTGGTCCCGATGGTTTGCCGGTCGCGGGTACCGCTCCCGTGGCTCCGATGCCGAGCCCCGGTGCACCAATGCCAGCGGTTCCTGCTGCCGAAGGTGCTCCCGTAGCAACTGTTCCGGGAACTAGTCCTGCGGTTCCCTCAGTCGGTCCAGCTGCTACCCCTGCCACAACACCAGCTGCGCCACTGAAAGTGGCTGGCGATGGAAAACTGCGATTCAATTTCCGCTATGCCCCTTGGAAGGATGTGCTCGATTGGTTTGCTTCGCAGGCCGATCTTTCGCTAACGATGGAAGCTCCTCCCCAAGGGACTTTCAACTACAGCGACACGAAGAGCTATACACCAGCCGAAGCAATCGACCTGATCAACAGCGTGCTGCTGACCAAAGGCTATACGCTCATTCGTCGCGAACGGATGCTGCTGCTGGTGAACTTGGAAGATGGAATTCCACCTAGCTGGGTTCCGCAAGTCACACTCGAGGACCTCGAGTCGAAGGGATCGTTCGAACTTGTCAGCTGCTTGTTCCAGCTCAACAAGCTTACGAGTGAAGAGGCCGATGCCGAGGTTCGCAAGCTCCTGGGACCACAAGGTTCGATTGTGCTCCTCTCGAAGGCGAAGCAAATTTATGTGACCGAGACGGCAGGCAAACTGCGTGTGATTCAGAAAGTTCTCGATGCCATCGAGAACCCCACGATTCCGAAGGACGAGAAAGTGGTGGTCGTGAAACTGAAGCACGCCAGCCCACTCGAGTTTTTGCAGCTCGCCCGCCAACTGCTCGGCATTCCGGAGAACACGCTGGCTACTCCCGATGGGGCGATTCGTCTCGGAGTCGATGAACTCGGCGGACGGATTTTCGTCACTGGCAAGGCCGATCGGATTGCCAAGGTCGACGAGATTGTTCAGCTGATCGATGTCCCTGCGGAATCGTTGGGCGAAAGTGGCTCGCCTGCTGAGCAACCTCAGCTCGAGGTTTACAGTGTGACGCAAGCCGATCCAACGGCTGTTCTGCAAGTGATGTCGACCCTGCTCGCTGGTTTGCCTGATGTCCGTTTGACGACCGATCCCAAGACCGGCAATCTAGTCGCGCTCGCTAAACCATCGGAACATGCGACGATTCGCGCAACGCTCGAACAGCTGCAAAAAGATGGTACACAGATCGACGTGATTCAGCTCCGAAAAGTCGATCCAGCCGCTGCAGTGCTCGCCATCAATAAGCTGTTCGGTGGAGACGAAAAATCGGGCAACGCTGGTCCGAAGGTCGACGCCGATCCGGTGAACATGCAACTCATGATTCGCGGCACGACGGGACAAGTGACCCAAATTCGCGATCTGCTGACAAAGATGGGCGAACTCGGCGATACGCTGCTCGAAGACGATCTGACGGAGCGGAGCAACGTGCGTGTCCTTTCGATTACCGGACGCGCTGCCCGCAATGCTCTCGACCAATTGCAAACGGTTTGGCCCACGATGCATCAGAACAAGATTCGCGTCGTGACGCAGACTGAATTGCAGAACGGCACAGCTCCACCAACAGGCATCCCACAAGGGGGCTATCAGGGTGAAATGCCCGGTGCCGACCTCGATCCACTGATGCAGCTGGAAAGCTATTTTCAGCAGTACACGCCGCGGGACATTGCACCACCAAGAGCCGTTCCCTCGGCACCTGCTCCAGTGCGCCCTGCTGTGCCACTGCCAGCTCCCACTCGGCCCGCGCCGCAGCCAGCTCCGCCACAGTCACAGCCGACCGAGACTCAGCCTGAGGTGGAGCCTGCTCCACCCACTCTTGAGCCCACGGAGGCTGCGCGAGCTCGCTCGGGCGACTACTTCGTCTATCAACCTCTGCCAGAGGGTTCTTCGGCAGCTCCTGCTGCTCCAGCAGCCTCGCTCGCTCAGCCAGCAGCTCAACCAGCTCCTGCGACAACGGTGCCAGCTCCTGCAGCAGGTGCGCCTGCGACTCCAGCGGCTCCTGGCACCACAACCACCACGCTCGTCGATCCCAAGAAGGGTTCGGAGATTGTGGTGACAGTGGGACCTGGTGGGGTGATGATCGCTTCGGAAGATCTCGACGCGCTCGATGATTTCGAACAACTGCTGCAAACGATTGCCGATACCACGGCGACCACCGGCACGGAATTCAACGTCTACTACCTCAAGTATGCCAAAGCAGAAATCGCAGCCGCTTTGCTCACCGAGATCATGGGTGGCGCGAGTGCTGGTGGTGGCGGCGATGCGGGTGGCGGAGGTGGTTTGATGGGAGATTTGGCGTCGAGCATGCTCGGCGATGTCGGTGGCGGGTTGCTCGGAGGTCTTCTGGGTGGCGGTGGTGGTGGCGGACTCACGTCGTCGACCACCAGTGGGTCGATCACGGTCACAGCCGATCCTCGTCTCAACGCGCTCGTCGTTCAAGCTTCGCCACGCGATCTCGATTCGCTCGAGCAACTGCTTAAAGTTATTGATCAACCTGCGAGCCCCGAGTCAGTCCAAACCGTGAATCCTCCGCGATTCATCCCCGTGTTCAACACGTCGGCTGAAAGTGTCGCGGGGATTGTGAAGCAGGCCTATGCCGCAGTGATCTCCGGTGATGCTGGTGGCGGACAACAGCGTCAGCCTTCGCCCGAAGACTTCATCCGCGCCTTGCGAGGTGGTGGTGGTGGCGGACGAGGTGGACGTGGTGGTGGCGGTGATGCCAATAAAGGTGAAGAGCAGAAGATGACCGTCAGCTTCGATGCACGAACCAACTCGGTCATCGTGTCAGCTCCCGACTATTTGTTCGAAGCGGTGAAGCTGTTCGTTCAGGAACTCGATACCGCTACGGTCAACAGCGACGAAACGGTCCGCGTTGTTACCATCAAACGTACGAATCCCGATCTATTGCAGAAGTCGCTTAGCTCGATGCTGGGGAGTTCGGTCACCACGAATAAAACCACGTCGGGTTCGACTTCCAGCACGACGTCGCGTCCCTCGAGTGGCAGCCGCCCTAGTGGCGAGCAATCGTTCCAGCCGCAGAACGAGCAGTTCCAGGATCAAATGCGTCAGCGCGTGGAAATGTTCAACAACATTCAGCGTGCGATGCAAGATGGTGGTGGCGGCGGACGTGGGGGCGGATTTCCAGGTGGTGGTGGATTTCCTGGCGGCGGAGGTGGCGGCTTCCCCGGCGGAGGCGGATTTCCAGGTGGTGGTGGCGGCGGACGTGGCAGCCGAGGTCGCTAG